TTGGAGAACATGGTTAAGGAGGTTGAGGATATGATAATATCCAAGATTCCTCAACTTGTGATTGAGTTGAGTAAGATTCCTGGGGTTGGTTTGATTAGTGCTGCAACCATTTACGCTGAATTCGGTGATGTTTCCAGTTCTAAGGCTGCTTACGCTGGCTTTGCTCCTAAGCAGAGTGGTGATAGTGAGTCCCACTCTGATATGATTAGGGGTAATAAGTATTTGCGTAGGATTCTCTACCTGGTTGCTAGGGTTGCTAGGAATCTTGAGCCTTTTAACGGGTATTATGAGAGGCTTATTGCTAGGGGTAAGAGTGCTATCAAGGCTATTTGTGCTCTTGCTGGAAAGCTTGCCAGTATTTGTTATCACGTTATAAAGGATGGTGTTTACAAGGGCGTTGTTAAGAAGAGTTTTAGAGTACCTAGGGGTAAGGAAGTTAACGTCAAGGACTTCGACGTGGGAGAAGCACTAGACTCGTTATCCCCGTAGGTTTGTTAGAGGCGCTAGCATGTGGTGCCTTTCAACCGTGTAAGTGTATTTCTTACTCGCAATATGATTGTCAAGAACTTGATAAACGGAGTAATCATCAGTATAATTAACTCTTGGGCAGTGAATTCAAGAGAAAGCTGAAAGTCTTATAATCCCTATCACCCGTAGTGAAGAAGGGTAAACCATCAGCCAAAGCATTCCATATCCAAATATCCTCCCTCTTGGAACCATGCCTAAGGTAAGTCCAGCTCTCGTCAGGTATCGTAACCTTCGCAGTAAAGCCCTTTAGTTGTTCTTGTAATACTAGTAGATTAACATATGCCTCTACTCCTTTTCTCTTTATTAGACTGTGGTTAACGGTTTTCCTTCGACCTTTGCTATTCCCCTCATACTCATCCTGTTCAAGTACTCCTTCAAGATTCTTTCCTTTTGTTCTCTACTCATCCTGTGGTTTTCAGTTGAGTAAAAAGTCCTCTTACAAACTCTACACTTGTACTTTGTCTTTCCCCCTTGATGAACCGTTCTTTACTACACTATCTGAGTTGCATGATGGGTATCTTGGTCTGCTCTCTTTCTTCCTCCTTACCCCGAGTTTTCTGTAATATAGCGTTGATGGCGGTATTCCCAGTTTTGTTACTTGTACTCCCAGCAAGTATGCTGATATTGCCAGTGCAAGGTCCTCTAGCTTGTGTTTTCTCGGCTTAAAGTTTAAATTTCTTAAAACAAGTATTAATTGTGTGAGGGTTGCGAGATCCATCTCCGCAATCCCCTACTAAAACCTAGCAACCCTCGTACATAAACCTTTTCTACACGTTCTACCTCCACAAGTACTCTAGACGAGAACAATTATTTGAGAAATTTATAAATCAGACATATTTTTACTGTAAATTATCGAATAAGATGACTGCATGGGAACACGCCAAAAAGCTTTTTATACCAGAAGCTTTCTGTCCACACACCCATAAAGCTAATAACATTAAGTATATTTGCTTTTAAATTACTGTAATATTTTTCTTACTAATTCTTTAGCTTCACTATAATCATAACTTCTGAATAATTCTATTTTACTAGCTTCTATGGAACCTTCAGCATGTATCATTAGTGTTAATAGATATCCAACAAAGTTGCTAGCAGCTAATTCTTTAGATAATCTTAATATTTTACTTCTACTGTATCCATCTATGTTTCCTCTTAAATATTTTAATATTACATCTTTTTCCTCACTTAAAAAGTCTTCTTCAGAAGGTAAAGTAGCTATTATTCCACCAGAAATATCAATTAATGCTTTAATCACATCTATGAAATGCATATTGGAATATAGTTTTCCTATATTGACGAAAACAGGATTAGGTATTGCGATGCCTTCAGAGATTATAGGATTATATGCAGCAGAAAGCGCAGCCATTCTCATTATCTCTTTATATAGCATAATATCTACTATATCATCTCTAACGTGCTTTTCATTTTGAATGCCATTAGCCTCAGCGGTATATAGCGCTGTACCAAGATATAAGTTTATTGTTGCTGCTCTGTATGATAGTGCTGTGAATCTGTGGTATGTTGCGAATAACATTGCTAGTGTTCCTGCGTGGTCGTATTCTTTGAATAGGAATACTCTGTCCCAGGGTATGAAGACGTTGTCGAATACTGTTAGTGTTTCTAGTTCGTAGTCTTTTTTGCTTAGTATTGCTGATGTGTTTCCCTCTATTTCGTCTATTGGTCTTGTGTACATTTTTAGTCCTTGTGTGTTTGTTGGTATTGCGAAGGCTATTGCGTAGTCTTTGTCGTTTTCTCTCATTGCTCTTGTTGGTATTACTATTATTTCGTCTGATACTGCTGATTGTGTTGTGTGTGCCTTTGCTCCCTTGACTACTATGCCATCACTCCTTACGTCTACTATTCTCACGTACATGTCTGGGTCTACTTGTTCTGATGGTCTCTTGCTCCTATCCCCCTTTACGTCTGTTTGTGCTGTTGCCAGTGTTAGGTCTTGTTTTGCTACCTCCTCGAAATACTTTTCTACCCTCTTATAATAATCTGTCCCGTATTTTTTATCAACTTGTCTTGCAGTTATCATTAGTGCGAATAGGGCATCACTGCCTATAGCTTGTGAGATATTAAATATGCCGTTACAATATAGTGTTAAGTCGTAAATTAGTTTATGCCTATCCAGTAAATCTTGTGGGGATTTTGGTACTTTAAAGAATTTACTAATTTTTCCTAATTTAGAGTCCTCATAAAGCCTATCTTGATACTCGTATAGTTTAGCTGCGTGTAGGGCAGCGATCCTTAATATTGGGTGTGAAGTTATATCCTCAACCAACTTCCCCCTATAATAAACCTTCCTCCCATCCTTCAAAGCCTTTAGGTAATCTTCTTTTGATCTCATATTATTATCTAATTGCATTAGATTAAATAGATTTGGGTTCGTGCAAATAAGTACTCTACTAGATCCTAACTTATAATAAGAATTGCCAATAATAACAAATTTAATAATTGTATAAAAAATTTTTTATATTCATTATAATTGTTTAAAGAGTTACATTAAGCTATAAATATAGTCTTTTTCATAATGGGCGTTACTGCTTTCGCCTCTAGCACGATTAGGTTAGGGTTTGTAGGGCTGATGAAATTAATTATTAGAATCAATTTGAACTTCTTCCTCATCTTCACCTATTAGCTAAGACTACTATCGCCTTAGCAGCACTTCTTGTCCTACTTAAATGATAAAAGCTCTTGAAAGGTTAAGCACTCCTTGCAACTCTAGATAAGTGCGTTCCCTTGATTAAGTCTTGATGAGATTAACTCTCCTCACTCTGCTAAGCTAGCATAAGCTTGTTTTCGAACTATTAACATCTCCAAACTCAGCGTAAGCTGCTAAAATTGAACTTTGATATCTTAATTAACTCTACAGTCTCCTTGTAAATAACCTTCATTATCTCCTCTATCTCCTTAACTTGCTCCTCTAATATGTTCAATTAATTCAAGAGTCGTTTAAGGGTTATCATCTCCTTATTTAACTTTCTACCTAACAAGTATGAATATTCCTAGTCTCTTCCTCACCTATCTTCTCACTTGGCCAATTTCCTTGCTCTCAAATGATGGTATTTTGTATTTTGCAATTTCTAAGACTTATCTTGTTTTTCTTGTGTTCTCTTCTCTTGCTAATTCTCCTAACTCTTACATTTTCCGGTTAACATGTGTGATTTACTGCCCATATTTGCTAGTCTTATTGAGTCCTATATAGGTAAACGCTGAGGTAACTAGCGACAAGATTAAGACTACAGTTAAGGATCTTCAAGATAAGGGTAAGAAATTTTATGGAGATAGGGCATACGATGCCAATGAGGTTTACAATACCATCCTTCTAAGCTGTACGTGAGTTTGGGAAGTTAGGTTGTGATCGTTGGAGGTTACGGTGTTAAGTGGTGTATTGAGTCCTTATCCTCTGCAGTAAAGCGTACTTTTAGGGAGTCTGTTAGGGCTATTAGCTTTGCTGGGCAAGTGGTTAAAGCTAAGTCCGGGCTTATGCGTGGATGGTTCAATTAGCGAATTCTTTAGTTGGCAAGGCTCTGGGTATTAAGGTGTGAGCTTGAAAACAATGTTGAAATAAATATTAATTTCTGGAAAATTCTCCCTATATTATATCATAATTATGAAATAAATTGAACAAGTCAACAAAGCAATCTCTAAGGAAAGGTTTTTATATCAGAAGTTCCACCTTCGTCTTAGAAATAAATGAAAAATGTAAAGGAAAGCTGAATCATATTAATTTTTATATTGTACTTATTAGAGCTAAAGTTTATAAGTAAGAAAATAAAGTAGATAATGAACATATATGGAAGAAAAGGTAAATAGTCTAGAGGAATTGCTTAAAGATTCTCCAACTAATTGGGGAAGATGGGGAAAAGATGATGAGGTAGGTGCATTAAATTTTCTTGATAGACAAGAAGTCTTAAGGGGTATAAAAGCAGTAAGACAAGGCAAAGTATTTACTCTTCAAGTAATAATAGGTTCAGATAAGGGCGATCCAGTATGGCCTGGAAGGACATCAGCTATACGCATTAATGTTAATGATAAAGGGTATTATCTTGCTGGAAAAAATAAACCTCTTTATGGGGGGCTGGAATATGCAGATGATATCATAATAATGTTTTTACAAGGAACTACCCAAATAGATGCACTTGGTCATACTTGGTATGGGGACAGAATATGGAATGGTTATAATGCTATAGAAACAATAGGGGGTCTTAATAAAGCAAGTGTGCTTCCAATAGCGCAACGTGGTATTGTTGGTCATGGGATTTTAATTGATGTAGCATGGTGTAAAGGTGTAGAATCTTTATCTGCAGGAGAAGAAATAACGTTAAATGATTTACTATCTTGTGCTAAGAAAGAAGGTATAGAAATACAAAAACATGATATATTATTAATAAGAACGGGATGGATTGCACAATTCTTTAAAAAAGGTCCAGCCGAATTCTACAAAAATTTCTTAGAACCTGGATTAACCTATAGAAAAGAGTTGGTAGAATGGTTTTACAAAATGGAAATTCCCGTTCTTGGAACAGATACTATAGCTAATGAGAGAACAACTCATCCAGAAACGGGTATAGTATTACCTCTACATGCTGCATTGATGAGAAATTTAGGAGTAATATTTAACGAGATTTTATGGCTAGAAGATTTAGCAGAGGATTGCAGAAAGGATAATCAATGGGATTTCCTTTATGTTGGAGCACCTCTTAAAATAAATAAAGCTACTGGAGCGCCTATAAATCCAGTAGTAATAAAGTAGTAAGAAGTGGGATGATATTATGTCAGTAAAGGATAAAGAGAATAAACAAGTAATTGCTGCGGCGACAGTTAAAGGTAGAATTATTCCTAGAAATGTACCACGAATAGCATGGTATGCGTTAATTATGGCATGGTTAGCGTATGCCACTCAAATAATAGCTAGAATTGGTATATTTAATATAGAACCTATCTATGCTTCTTTTTATCATCTTTCTCCATTATTAACCTTGAGTATTCCTGCAATATGGACTATATTAGCAGCTACGTTGTCAATCCCTATCTCTAATATGAGTGATAGAAAAGGAGGGGGATTTCATAGAAGGCATTATTATTTATTGTTTCTTACTGGATATATATTAATTCTTGGATTAATAGCATTTAAACCAATAATTAGTTCATTTGCAGTATTCTTTGCATTATTAATATTGTCTGCTATAATTGCTAGTCCATTAGAACCACTGATTGTAGCATCCGCAGGTGACTGGTTCCCTATTGAACATAGAGGATTTGCATTAGGTTTTCATCATACTGGATATCCATGGGGATCTTTAATAGGGGGATTCTTAATAAGTATGCTTTTAGTAATTTTCGGAGAAAATAATTGGCCAATAGTATTCTTACTGCCAGGTAGTTTAGCGGTAATATTAGCTATAGTCTTATATAAAGTATTTACCTTAGAAAATCAACGAAAATTAGAAATAGAGTGTCAAAAAAGAGGTTTACATGCGAGTCTAGCTCATGAATTTTTACCATCAGAAATGGGACAAGAAAAGAAGGAATTGGGATATAGAGAAGCTTTTGGGCTACTTCTGAAAAATCCTACAGAATTAACAATGCTAATAGTAGGATTTCTTGTTACTGGTGCATATTGGGTATGGGCTGGATTTTTACCATTATATCTATACTATATTCTTCATTATTCTGCTGCTGAAACCGCATTTTTATCTGTAGTATTTACAGCAACTGGTGGTCTAGGCCAAATTATATGGGGAGCATTATCGGATAAGATAGGCAGGAAATTGTCATTAATAATAACCACATTATGGTTTGCATTAGGAGTTTATACAGTTGTTGCACTAGCTGGTCTAGGATTAGGAGTGTTAATAGGCGCACAGTTATTTGCAGGTTTGGCAACTAATGCTACTTATCCTCTCATGTACGCGATAGGCTATGATGTTGCAGATAAGAGAGCAAAAGCGACATCTACAGCATTCATAGATGTAGCCTTTTATTTAGGCGGCGCTTTACTTTTTGTTACTGGATATCTTATAGAAATAGGAGGAGGATATTATTCTATAACTGGATATCTACTAAACACTTATTTCTTAATAGGTATACTTGTTGGCAGTGCGATATTAACTTTAGTATTTGCTAGAGAAACTAGTGGATGGTTCTTCAAAAAAGATTGGTCTATATTTCCTAGAAGAATGAGCAACTTGCCAGAATTAGAAGGTGAATCTAAATGAATGTATTTGATCTAACGGTGATTATATATGTTATTTATGCCTTAATATTGATATCGATAACTTATTTAAGTGAAAGATTGTATAAAAGGGAATTAAACGAGATTCAACGTGAAATAGATAAAAAAAATAAATGAATTTTTAAATATAACTTATTTTAGTTCTTATAGACAATAAGTTAATGGTGAGCTCAAGATGAATATAAAAAAATTTACTGTAATTGGGGCTGGAAACATGGGCCATGGAATTGCTGAATTAGCTGCAATTGCTGGATTTGAAGTTTGGTTAAATGATATAAATCATGAAGTACTAAAAAATGCTATTAACAGGATAAAATGGAGTTTAGAAAAACTTTATGAAAAAGGTAACATTAAGGAAAGCAGTGAGAAAATTTTGGATAGAATACATATAACAACTAATCTAGAATATGCATTAGAAGATACTGATTTTATGGTAGAGGCTGTAGTAGAAGATATTAATATAAAAAAACAAATTTTTTCTAAAGCTGATATAGTAACCTCATCCCATAGTATATTAGCTACAAATACTAGTAGCTTACCAATAAGTGAAATATCTTCAGTTGTCAAAAAGCCTGAAAGAGTAATAGGAATGCACTTTTTTTACCCACCAGTATTAATGAAATTAGTGGAGATTATTAAAGGGAATAAAACTTCAGAGAATGTTGTAAGAAGAACTTATGAAATTGCTAAAATATTAGGAAAAGAACCTATTATAATTGCCAGAGATATTCCAGGATTTATGGTAAATAGAATACTTTTCAGATTATACGATATAGCTTGTTATCTAGTAGAAAATGGAAAAGCCAGTATAGAGGAGATTGATGCAACAGCTATTTATGAATTAGGTCTTCCATTGGGTATATTTATTTTGCAAGATTTCACAGGGTTAGACGTTAATTACTTAGCTATGAAAGCGATGAATGAAAGAGGATATAATAGTTATTATTGCTTATCACTTGAAAATAAGGTAAAAACTAATCAATTAGGAGTTAAATCAGGAAAGG
The genomic region above belongs to Saccharolobus caldissimus and contains:
- a CDS encoding 4-hydroxyphenylacetate 3-hydroxylase N-terminal domain-containing protein, with amino-acid sequence MRSKEDYLKALKDGRKVYYRGKLVEDITSHPILRIAALHAAKLYEYQDRLYEDSKLGKISKFFKVPKSPQDLLDRHKLIYDLTLYCNGIFNISQAIGSDALFALMITARQVDKKYGTDYYKRVEKYFEEVAKQDLTLATAQTDVKGDRSKRPSEQVDPDMYVRIVDVRSDGIVVKGAKAHTTQSAVSDEIIVIPTRAMRENDKDYAIAFAIPTNTQGLKMYTRPIDEIEGNTSAILSKKDYELETLTVFDNVFIPWDRVFLFKEYDHAGTLAMLFATYHRFTALSYRAATINLYLGTALYTAEANGIQNEKHVRDDIVDIMLYKEIMRMAALSAAYNPIISEGIAIPNPVFVNIGKLYSNMHFIDVIKALIDISGGIIATLPSEEDFLSEEKDVILKYLRGNIDGYSRSKILRLSKELAASNFVGYLLTLMIHAEGSIEASKIELFRSYDYSEAKELVRKILQ
- a CDS encoding cyclase family protein; amino-acid sequence: MEEKVNSLEELLKDSPTNWGRWGKDDEVGALNFLDRQEVLRGIKAVRQGKVFTLQVIIGSDKGDPVWPGRTSAIRINVNDKGYYLAGKNKPLYGGLEYADDIIIMFLQGTTQIDALGHTWYGDRIWNGYNAIETIGGLNKASVLPIAQRGIVGHGILIDVAWCKGVESLSAGEEITLNDLLSCAKKEGIEIQKHDILLIRTGWIAQFFKKGPAEFYKNFLEPGLTYRKELVEWFYKMEIPVLGTDTIANERTTHPETGIVLPLHAALMRNLGVIFNEILWLEDLAEDCRKDNQWDFLYVGAPLKINKATGAPINPVVIK
- a CDS encoding MFS transporter gives rise to the protein MSVKDKENKQVIAAATVKGRIIPRNVPRIAWYALIMAWLAYATQIIARIGIFNIEPIYASFYHLSPLLTLSIPAIWTILAATLSIPISNMSDRKGGGFHRRHYYLLFLTGYILILGLIAFKPIISSFAVFFALLILSAIIASPLEPLIVASAGDWFPIEHRGFALGFHHTGYPWGSLIGGFLISMLLVIFGENNWPIVFLLPGSLAVILAIVLYKVFTLENQRKLEIECQKRGLHASLAHEFLPSEMGQEKKELGYREAFGLLLKNPTELTMLIVGFLVTGAYWVWAGFLPLYLYYILHYSAAETAFLSVVFTATGGLGQIIWGALSDKIGRKLSLIITTLWFALGVYTVVALAGLGLGVLIGAQLFAGLATNATYPLMYAIGYDVADKRAKATSTAFIDVAFYLGGALLFVTGYLIEIGGGYYSITGYLLNTYFLIGILVGSAILTLVFARETSGWFFKKDWSIFPRRMSNLPELEGESK
- a CDS encoding 3-hydroxyacyl-CoA dehydrogenase; this translates as MNIKKFTVIGAGNMGHGIAELAAIAGFEVWLNDINHEVLKNAINRIKWSLEKLYEKGNIKESSEKILDRIHITTNLEYALEDTDFMVEAVVEDINIKKQIFSKADIVTSSHSILATNTSSLPISEISSVVKKPERVIGMHFFYPPVLMKLVEIIKGNKTSENVVRRTYEIAKILGKEPIIIARDIPGFMVNRILFRLYDIACYLVENGKASIEEIDATAIYELGLPLGIFILQDFTGLDVNYLAMKAMNERGYNSYYCLSLENKVKTNQLGVKSGKGFYTYPTPGKFIKPIIPRDKLGKINALILISPAINEAAYLLRNNIASKEEIDKGCKLGLGWPMGVLEIADQYGIDEVVKTLSTLVSRYELNYLNPDPLLIQMVNENKLGVKSGKGFYTYS